The Candidatus Saccharibacteria bacterium oral taxon 488 genome has a segment encoding these proteins:
- a CDS encoding glycosyltransferase, whose protein sequence is MNRLRVVIVRNAAPHDFGGGERFPVFLAQELRELGHLPVIFSHHTTLCDYAKHERLTYRRSWWWSRQNWSGRRVVLTPLYILWQLLLTLYYIIQFHRYKADVVHLQSKDDFIAGSIAGKLIGAHVIWTDHADLKHVWKQLGVWYKNPTGKLVAWAARFADAITLVSQSECRLVSDNLPSTSPIHRKLTVIYNGVNDQKTPHTPIKSHPFTFCIAGRLVVDKGVSEAIAAFKRLHATHHDTRLILIGDGPDRSQFEKQAKGLPITFRGHQTDPLPEVATADVYLHPTYHEGFSVSLVEASMLQLPIIATDVGGNPEIIHHNKTGLLVPAKDSTALHRAMEQLYSNPKLRVRLAAAARRQYLASFVFHIIVKTQFIPLYENGL, encoded by the coding sequence ATGAATCGGTTGCGAGTTGTTATCGTACGAAATGCCGCACCTCATGATTTTGGTGGCGGCGAGCGATTTCCAGTGTTCTTAGCCCAAGAACTACGAGAGCTGGGCCATTTGCCGGTTATTTTTAGTCACCACACGACGCTCTGTGACTACGCTAAGCACGAACGGTTGACTTACCGCCGCTCTTGGTGGTGGTCTCGACAAAACTGGAGCGGCCGGCGAGTTGTATTAACACCACTATATATACTCTGGCAGCTGCTACTCACTTTGTATTATATTATCCAATTTCATCGCTACAAAGCTGACGTTGTTCACCTGCAGAGTAAGGATGATTTTATTGCTGGGTCAATTGCCGGTAAGCTTATCGGTGCCCATGTTATCTGGACCGACCACGCCGACCTCAAACATGTCTGGAAACAGCTCGGCGTATGGTATAAAAACCCGACTGGTAAGCTGGTTGCTTGGGCGGCACGCTTTGCCGACGCAATTACCCTCGTTAGCCAGAGTGAATGCCGTCTCGTTTCTGATAATCTGCCGTCAACCTCACCAATTCATCGTAAATTAACCGTTATCTATAATGGTGTCAACGACCAGAAAACACCACACACACCCATCAAAAGCCACCCGTTCACGTTCTGTATCGCCGGTCGCCTGGTTGTTGATAAGGGAGTTAGCGAAGCGATCGCTGCATTCAAACGACTTCACGCTACACATCACGACACGCGCCTCATTCTGATCGGCGATGGACCAGATCGCTCACAATTTGAAAAACAAGCTAAAGGATTACCGATCACTTTTCGTGGCCATCAAACAGACCCTCTCCCTGAGGTTGCCACCGCTGACGTATATCTTCATCCAACATACCACGAGGGGTTTAGTGTTTCACTCGTTGAGGCCAGTATGCTCCAGCTACCAATTATCGCCACTGACGTTGGTGGCAATCCGGAGATTATTCATCATAACAAGACCGGCCTCCTCGTCCCCGCAAAAGATTCGACAGCACTGCATCGCGCCATGGAGCAGCTATATTCTAACCCCAAGCTTCGCGTACGTCTAGCCGCCGCCGCTCGCCGTCAATATCTTGCCTCATTTGTTTTTCACATCATCGTTAAAACACAGTTTATTCCTTTGTATGAAAACGGTTTATAA
- a CDS encoding glycosyltransferase has product MKIRIETAALTAPNISGVGHYTRMLTNSLARYSPPGTEVSAFYFNFLSKHRDPILDSSIKHEKHTLMPQRLFAKLQSYGLPLPYDLLSSPVDVAIFPNFDRWTTSKAAITAVVIHDLGYLYFPETIEQRNLAHLRRRVAHATRVADLIITVSESVKSEIIAEYGVPASKIIVTPIPADPIYSQPGAIDVATKYNLPTKRYIFSIGNLEPRKDLPTMIAAFRALPEKIRKQYSLVLAGGKGWKTETTERAIAEAQAAGEHIVRPGYVPQEDVPAFYQQADLFCMSSIYEGFGMPIVEALTSGTPVVASDIPVLREAGGNAVLYAQPKNPDDFMKKMLSIIADPQKARLDMKTEVQAHLNTISWQNNTDRLITAFKEAIAAKKHRTN; this is encoded by the coding sequence ATGAAGATTCGTATTGAAACCGCTGCCCTCACTGCCCCCAATATATCCGGGGTTGGTCATTATACCCGTATGTTGACCAATAGTCTCGCTCGCTATTCACCGCCAGGAACTGAAGTTTCGGCGTTTTATTTTAATTTTTTGAGCAAGCATCGGGACCCTATTCTAGACAGCTCAATCAAGCATGAAAAACATACGCTCATGCCGCAGCGGCTATTTGCTAAGCTCCAGAGTTACGGTCTACCGTTACCGTACGACCTGCTGTCTTCGCCTGTTGATGTCGCGATTTTTCCGAATTTCGACCGCTGGACAACCAGTAAGGCAGCTATTACTGCCGTTGTCATTCACGACCTTGGCTATCTTTATTTTCCTGAAACGATTGAACAGCGTAATTTAGCCCATTTACGCCGCCGTGTCGCCCATGCAACCCGAGTAGCAGACCTCATTATTACCGTCTCGGAGTCAGTCAAATCAGAAATTATCGCCGAATACGGCGTGCCAGCCTCAAAAATTATCGTCACGCCAATACCAGCTGACCCAATTTATTCTCAACCGGGTGCAATCGACGTCGCCACCAAATACAACTTACCAACCAAGCGGTATATCTTTTCAATCGGCAATCTCGAACCGCGCAAGGATTTACCGACAATGATTGCTGCTTTTCGGGCCCTGCCAGAAAAAATCCGCAAACAATATTCGTTAGTGTTGGCTGGCGGTAAGGGCTGGAAGACCGAAACTACTGAACGTGCCATCGCTGAAGCCCAGGCTGCAGGTGAACATATTGTCCGTCCGGGATACGTCCCCCAAGAAGATGTACCTGCGTTTTATCAGCAAGCAGACCTTTTTTGCATGAGTTCCATTTACGAAGGATTCGGTATGCCGATTGTTGAGGCGCTGACTAGCGGTACGCCGGTTGTTGCCTCCGATATTCCTGTACTCCGCGAGGCTGGTGGAAATGCGGTTCTTTACGCTCAGCCTAAAAATCCCGACGACTTCATGAAAAAAATGCTCTCTATTATCGCTGACCCGCAAAAAGCACGCCTTGATATGAAAACTGAGGTTCAGGCTCATCTCAATACTATTTCCTGGCAGAATAATACCGATCGCCTCATCACTGCTTTCAAGGAGGCCATTGCCGCTAAAAAACATCGCACCAACTAG
- a CDS encoding GtrA family protein, translating into MGTINTAIDFGILFMLTWLISTPKELANIISTTIAFSFSFVANRSFTFRSRTGNVRRQLLLFTLVTLFGLWVIQTIIIALLAPIFISFNFSQPVALFISKLIATVASLIWNYLLYTNVVFKD; encoded by the coding sequence ATCGGTACCATTAATACCGCCATTGATTTTGGTATATTGTTTATGCTAACTTGGCTTATTAGCACACCAAAAGAATTAGCTAACATCATCTCAACCACCATCGCCTTTAGCTTTAGCTTTGTTGCTAATCGATCGTTCACCTTTCGCTCACGCACCGGTAATGTTCGTCGCCAGCTACTCCTCTTTACCCTCGTCACCCTGTTTGGTCTCTGGGTAATCCAGACTATCATTATTGCGCTACTCGCGCCAATTTTCATTAGCTTTAATTTCAGTCAGCCAGTAGCACTGTTTATTAGCAAGCTCATCGCCACCGTCGCCAGCCTCATCTGGAACTACCTGCTCTATACCAACGTTGTCTTCAAAGATTAA
- a CDS encoding KH domain-containing protein — protein MDQIATIEFVKKYLEDFLAFFDLNLDVDVSVEDDVIKAVVPSSERNSLLIGRNAETLRSLQTVVSAILRNRQAALVRVNIDIADYKKQHAEKIADKARGWIEEVRRTGETKIIELNSADRWVVHHVASDYSDIETHSEGEGRARHLVISQKSS, from the coding sequence ATGGATCAAATCGCGACCATTGAATTTGTCAAGAAATACCTAGAGGACTTTTTGGCGTTCTTTGATCTCAATCTGGATGTCGATGTTAGTGTTGAAGACGATGTTATCAAGGCCGTTGTGCCGTCGAGTGAACGTAATAGCTTGCTGATTGGGCGGAATGCGGAGACACTGCGGAGTCTACAGACGGTGGTGTCGGCAATTTTACGCAATCGTCAAGCGGCACTAGTTCGAGTGAATATTGATATTGCTGATTATAAAAAGCAACACGCCGAAAAGATTGCTGACAAGGCGCGCGGCTGGATCGAAGAGGTGCGACGGACGGGCGAGACGAAAATTATTGAACTAAATTCGGCCGATCGCTGGGTGGTGCATCACGTGGCGAGCGACTATAGCGATATTGAGACCCACTCTGAGGGCGAGGGCCGTGCACGGCACTTAGTAATCTCGCAGAAGAGCTCTTAA
- the yidC gene encoding membrane protein insertase YidC → MNMFDVVIVQPIFNLLMAIYALIPGGDFGVSVVLFTIIVRLLLWPLVKKQLHQAKAMRKIQPELAKLNKKYKSNPQMRAMAMMDVYKKHNIKPMSSILVLLIQLPVLIAIYRVVQIFVLQRSELAKYTYDVMEQWGPVKHLIANPDHFNQNFLGLMDLTKQALSSNGVSIGLLILALVAAVLQYLLSKQMSPSSDSKKRLRDVLMEAGEGKNADQTEVNAIVTRKMMKVMPVFMFLIMISLPGALALYMATSNIAAYIQNAIILKQDGTEMQQIAGEKRSPKSTSKSATTSVKKLKVASQRAATATEANITRIKAKD, encoded by the coding sequence ATGAATATGTTTGATGTGGTTATTGTGCAGCCAATTTTTAACTTGCTGATGGCGATTTACGCGCTGATCCCGGGCGGCGATTTTGGAGTTAGCGTTGTACTATTTACAATAATTGTGCGGTTACTCTTGTGGCCACTGGTTAAGAAGCAACTCCACCAGGCTAAAGCGATGCGCAAGATACAGCCCGAGCTTGCCAAGCTGAACAAAAAATATAAGAGTAACCCACAGATGCGGGCAATGGCGATGATGGATGTGTATAAAAAACATAACATCAAGCCGATGAGCTCTATCCTAGTACTTCTTATCCAGCTGCCGGTGCTGATCGCGATTTACCGTGTGGTACAGATATTCGTACTGCAGCGCTCAGAGCTCGCCAAGTACACCTACGACGTAATGGAGCAGTGGGGGCCGGTCAAGCACTTGATCGCCAATCCAGATCACTTTAACCAGAATTTCTTGGGGCTGATGGACTTGACGAAGCAAGCGTTATCATCAAACGGCGTATCAATCGGGTTACTCATCCTCGCTCTGGTAGCTGCCGTTTTACAGTATTTATTATCAAAGCAAATGTCGCCAAGTTCGGACAGCAAGAAGCGACTACGTGATGTGCTGATGGAGGCCGGTGAAGGCAAGAACGCCGATCAAACCGAAGTTAACGCCATTGTCACGCGCAAAATGATGAAGGTTATGCCGGTGTTTATGTTCCTTATTATGATCAGTCTGCCGGGGGCGCTGGCGCTCTACATGGCAACCTCAAATATCGCTGCTTATATCCAAAACGCCATTATTCTCAAGCAAGACGGGACAGAAATGCAACAAATTGCCGGCGAAAAGCGTTCGCCAAAATCTACGAGCAAGTCAGCAACCACGTCAGTGAAAAAATTAAAAGTCGCTTCGCAACGAGCGGCCACAGCGACTGAGGCGAACATTACGCGGATAAAGGCGAAGGATTAA
- the rnpA gene encoding ribonuclease P protein component: MLRHVNRFHGHGSLRYVYMRGQAIRSSQLTMKYIANPRRRHGRFSVVISKKVLKSAVKRNRVRRRIYEIIRLELPHVRGGFDVVIMVFSPEVLLMSHDNLRTAVKQLFSQAGLYK; encoded by the coding sequence ATGTTACGTCACGTCAACCGATTTCATGGTCATGGTAGCCTGCGCTACGTCTATATGCGCGGGCAGGCAATTCGCTCGTCGCAGCTCACTATGAAATATATTGCTAATCCGCGCCGTCGCCATGGTCGGTTTTCGGTAGTGATTAGCAAAAAGGTGCTCAAGTCTGCCGTTAAGCGCAATCGTGTTCGCCGCCGAATTTACGAAATTATCCGACTAGAATTGCCGCATGTTCGGGGCGGGTTTGATGTTGTCATTATGGTGTTTTCGCCGGAGGTGCTACTGATGTCGCATGACAATTTAAGAACGGCAGTAAAACAACTCTTTTCGCAAGCCGGGCTGTATAAATAG